Proteins from a genomic interval of Nostoc sp. KVJ3:
- a CDS encoding pPIWI_RE module domain-containing protein — translation MTQAQEQLPPIDRLQTLAWLFNDNFDPLVMGEVYGLRLPVTWIDIIKGLADVDHTPPILSLYAALRGCASDILYIFPNSFSRVPEIRPEYWIIVHAYSGLIDLNQFWAIIQNWLSVNYDLKVVKSVLAEIESGRAELNWELINLKNAPFDVLEVVLPELIARWLTRKGFQLGLRNANGHEEYWPLVVSPSTGKEAYLVTWPPINYSPSNNAEQVARYSYYLKFYIAPPNGKTPYLLLFKAGIRRYISKPMTAWDNPGNQPLPGARQKIFLPKGEDSSVYVAMENLGWLKPNSDPSVERETTLINLKLMRHDSVIWKARIDKILTMIAPHIDIPEPMQFLSDPAKYAPQYLLSHRTRLGSHPVGVGLEPADRFELFERLTTALPPGVVAAPIINKIDFSHCRKRRLSKPKETSNISEQVYRIRISSNSVNTLLEVLREFLESKQVQGTVQEIDNETYNFTNCLGESYLLKVDKTPLPNEWLSPLSLGGSYSGQAKAAASKNRARLIERQLVTQPKPSNEKRGILIELVDYRKFDKQRRLTDPKAAIRWGHAYASWVSQFLQPETEYINPEDFPPIDSNDEKQVKTYESKKNKLNTQKKAYKARCLNAILDLMRQLNFPLGIPFYTGFYQTSLPHNLDIIAIRIIRLNARNKGETKVVIPILIKIPSENNSSQMQVCLPGDYGPTWMPYDESLFTVAMFEQKYNSNYTSEQIKNFVGRAFADLEIKNPTLLLLDEQNLRQDLPSLLKLVSGDDAKDPNNLWHQNKLLSCQNPQLLRVARLRYSSDGLVAHVCPISGFNRYSGIYHNPDFSSAFYSIGRSPQSAKRPANSRQRDRVSKPGWNQSALEISWLSLQSEDKPEEWTLIVHRLREASPFIDAEIVTLLPQPVHSGHQISEYISRSNVEEDFDDFEDDLLDESLTEQAPEYIQLSLF, via the coding sequence ATGACTCAAGCACAAGAACAATTACCTCCCATTGACAGGCTACAGACTTTAGCTTGGTTATTCAATGATAATTTTGACCCTTTAGTCATGGGAGAAGTGTATGGATTAAGACTGCCGGTAACTTGGATAGACATTATAAAAGGTCTAGCAGATGTAGACCATACTCCTCCCATACTCAGTCTCTATGCAGCTTTAAGAGGTTGTGCCTCTGACATTCTCTACATTTTTCCTAACTCCTTTTCTCGCGTTCCAGAAATTAGACCAGAGTATTGGATAATTGTTCATGCTTATAGTGGTTTAATTGATTTAAACCAATTTTGGGCAATTATACAAAATTGGTTGTCAGTCAACTATGACCTGAAAGTAGTCAAATCCGTCCTAGCTGAGATAGAGTCAGGTCGTGCCGAATTAAATTGGGAACTCATAAATTTAAAAAATGCTCCCTTTGATGTTCTAGAAGTGGTCTTGCCTGAACTCATAGCACGCTGGTTAACTAGAAAGGGATTTCAGTTAGGTTTAAGGAATGCTAATGGTCATGAAGAATATTGGCCTTTAGTCGTGTCTCCATCTACTGGCAAAGAGGCTTATCTAGTTACCTGGCCTCCTATCAACTATTCACCTTCCAATAATGCTGAACAAGTAGCTAGGTATTCATATTACTTAAAGTTTTATATCGCTCCTCCTAACGGCAAAACTCCCTACTTGTTGCTATTTAAAGCAGGTATTAGACGCTATATTTCTAAACCTATGACTGCTTGGGATAATCCGGGAAATCAACCACTTCCCGGTGCCAGACAAAAAATATTCCTGCCGAAAGGAGAAGACAGCAGCGTTTATGTAGCAATGGAAAATTTAGGATGGCTCAAGCCAAATTCAGATCCAAGTGTAGAACGAGAAACTACTCTAATCAACCTCAAGTTAATGCGACATGACTCAGTTATTTGGAAAGCTAGAATTGACAAAATTTTGACGATGATAGCTCCTCATATCGATATTCCAGAACCAATGCAGTTTTTAAGTGACCCTGCAAAATATGCACCACAATATTTACTATCACACAGAACGCGACTAGGTTCTCACCCAGTAGGAGTTGGGCTAGAACCAGCTGATAGATTTGAGTTATTTGAAAGATTAACAACAGCTTTACCGCCTGGAGTAGTGGCAGCGCCAATCATCAATAAAATAGACTTTAGTCATTGCAGAAAACGGCGACTTTCTAAACCTAAAGAAACATCTAACATCAGTGAGCAAGTTTACCGAATTAGGATTTCATCTAATTCAGTAAACACTTTGTTAGAGGTGTTGAGAGAATTTTTAGAAAGTAAACAAGTACAAGGAACTGTTCAAGAAATAGACAATGAAACTTACAATTTTACCAACTGTTTAGGAGAAAGTTATTTATTGAAAGTAGACAAAACTCCCTTGCCTAATGAATGGCTTTCTCCTTTATCTTTAGGTGGTTCTTATTCTGGTCAAGCCAAAGCAGCCGCCAGCAAAAACAGAGCTAGACTAATCGAACGCCAACTGGTAACGCAGCCTAAACCTAGTAACGAAAAACGAGGTATTCTTATCGAGTTAGTTGATTACCGGAAATTCGACAAGCAAAGGAGGTTAACTGACCCAAAAGCAGCAATTCGTTGGGGACACGCTTATGCAAGTTGGGTAAGTCAATTTTTACAACCAGAAACGGAATATATCAATCCAGAAGACTTTCCTCCTATAGATTCTAATGATGAAAAACAAGTTAAAACTTATGAAAGTAAAAAAAACAAGTTAAATACACAAAAAAAAGCTTACAAAGCAAGGTGCTTAAATGCAATTTTAGATTTAATGCGTCAGTTAAATTTCCCTTTAGGTATACCCTTTTATACGGGATTTTATCAAACATCACTGCCTCATAATTTAGATATCATTGCTATCAGAATCATTCGCCTCAACGCTCGAAATAAAGGAGAAACAAAGGTAGTTATCCCTATACTTATCAAAATCCCTTCAGAAAATAATTCATCTCAAATGCAGGTGTGTTTACCAGGGGATTATGGCCCGACTTGGATGCCATATGATGAAAGTTTATTCACGGTTGCCATGTTTGAGCAAAAGTATAACTCAAACTATACCTCAGAGCAGATAAAAAACTTTGTGGGGCGAGCTTTTGCAGATTTAGAAATAAAAAATCCAACTCTACTATTATTGGATGAACAAAATCTTCGCCAAGACCTTCCTTCACTTTTAAAACTTGTGTCAGGAGACGACGCAAAAGACCCAAATAATCTTTGGCATCAAAATAAACTTCTTTCTTGCCAAAATCCGCAACTTCTGCGTGTAGCTAGACTACGATATTCCAGTGATGGTTTGGTAGCTCACGTTTGTCCTATATCTGGCTTTAACAGGTATAGTGGCATTTATCATAACCCGGATTTTAGCTCTGCCTTTTACTCAATAGGTCGTTCCCCTCAATCTGCAAAAAGACCCGCAAATTCAAGGCAACGTGATAGAGTATCAAAACCAGGATGGAACCAATCTGCGCTAGAAATTTCTTGGTTATCTCTCCAATCAGAAGATAAGCCAGAAGAATGGACATTAATAGTACATAGACTGCGAGAAGCCTCTCCATTTATCGATGCAGAGATAGTAACTTTATTGCCACAACCAGTTCATTCAGGTCATCAAATTTCTGAATATATATCACGATCAAATGTGGAGGAAGACTTCGATGATTTTGAGGATGATTTGTTAGATGAATCTTTAACTGAGCAAGCCCCAGAATATATCCAATTGAGCTTATTTTAG
- a CDS encoding AIPR family protein produces MPKNWIIKVDNYFHANPNCIIATAHVDGFPTDLPLEPNIREPNRKSATYRQIFDSVTTQPEKFFSRHSGIVLSANKVKPSKNKTELELEVLEASEGGSDGIINGGHTVLAFEQAKNYKYDLTQARVKVTIHIGLQEEEAKDIALASNTTSPVDSRSKVNARGDYKFIKQYLAQLERAEDRKFRIAYYQNQSGAPRNAQCNVNHLFKLLNCLDRNRYNPDGNKRSKHPTGTNTPSQITDTERERLTLLLPLLPKALWIEQRLYEIIQEHISNPRRKGVNDLASIDTRKSTLLPDSKYSFGFGAPTDLALPIIASYRVFLDQDYNWIIPFDEFAENFLQHLWGNYYRKYLISEKTAGNTVGTKICRNQEIWESLYISAQSYLNQHLVKIVNSAKREELTLTQG; encoded by the coding sequence ATGCCGAAAAACTGGATTATTAAAGTAGACAACTATTTCCATGCAAACCCCAATTGCATCATCGCCACCGCCCATGTGGACGGCTTCCCGACAGACTTACCCCTAGAACCCAACATCCGAGAACCAAACCGCAAAAGTGCGACATACCGACAAATCTTTGACTCTGTGACGACTCAACCAGAAAAATTCTTCTCTCGTCACAGTGGAATCGTTCTGTCAGCGAATAAAGTTAAACCTAGCAAAAACAAAACCGAACTGGAGCTAGAAGTCTTAGAAGCTAGCGAGGGGGGTAGCGATGGCATTATCAATGGAGGTCACACAGTTTTAGCGTTTGAGCAAGCTAAAAATTACAAATATGACCTAACCCAAGCCAGAGTCAAAGTTACCATCCACATTGGACTCCAGGAAGAGGAGGCTAAAGATATAGCCCTCGCCTCAAATACCACATCGCCAGTAGATTCTCGCTCCAAAGTCAACGCCAGGGGAGATTACAAATTTATCAAGCAGTATTTAGCCCAGTTAGAAAGAGCAGAAGATAGAAAATTTAGAATAGCCTATTACCAAAACCAAAGCGGCGCTCCCAGAAATGCTCAGTGTAATGTTAACCACTTGTTCAAGCTTCTAAACTGCCTCGACAGAAATAGATACAATCCCGACGGCAATAAACGAAGCAAGCACCCTACAGGTACGAACACTCCAAGCCAAATCACAGACACTGAGAGAGAAAGATTAACTCTTCTATTGCCTCTACTTCCCAAAGCTCTGTGGATTGAGCAAAGACTGTACGAAATAATCCAAGAACATATCAGCAACCCCAGAAGAAAGGGTGTGAACGACTTAGCATCAATTGATACACGCAAAAGTACCCTTCTCCCCGACAGCAAGTACTCGTTTGGGTTTGGTGCGCCAACTGACCTCGCACTACCCATAATTGCATCCTATCGGGTATTCCTAGACCAAGACTATAACTGGATTATTCCTTTTGACGAATTTGCGGAAAACTTTCTCCAACACCTGTGGGGTAACTATTACCGTAAATACTTGATATCGGAAAAAACAGCAGGAAATACAGTGGGGACTAAAATTTGTCGCAATCAAGAAATTTGGGAAAGTCTGTACATTTCGGCCCAAAGTTATTTAAACCAGCATTTGGTGAAAATTGTCAATTCCGCCAAGCGTGAAGAATTAACGCTCACACAAGGCTAA
- a CDS encoding four helix bundle protein produces the protein MVKELVRKHQDLEIYKMAFDMAMQIFELSKKFPVEERYSLTDQIRRSSRSVCANLAEAWRKRRYEAAFVAKLNDCESEAAETQTWIEFSVKCGYLDVEIGRELYGTYNQILSGLVNMINHSESWLMKH, from the coding sequence ATGGTTAAAGAACTGGTTAGAAAGCATCAAGATTTAGAAATTTATAAGATGGCATTTGATATGGCGATGCAAATTTTTGAATTATCGAAAAAGTTTCCTGTGGAGGAAAGGTATTCGCTTACCGATCAGATTCGTCGTTCATCCCGTTCCGTATGTGCGAATTTAGCCGAGGCATGGAGGAAGCGTCGATATGAGGCAGCTTTCGTCGCTAAATTGAATGATTGTGAGTCAGAAGCAGCCGAAACTCAAACCTGGATAGAGTTTAGTGTTAAATGTGGTTACTTGGATGTTGAGATTGGTCGAGAACTCTACGGAACCTATAACCAGATTTTGAGTGGATTAGTCAATATGATTAATCATTCAGAATCTTGGTTGATGAAGCACTAA
- a CDS encoding tyrosine-type recombinase/integrase — MENLPVLSVESLAVEMVTLPLDQARVALVDYYFPNRQRINSTEQLIELWVHSVTIKSDQTRRAYRQIGYELADYMQSRFGISDLRMVTLFHLHANLAWLKDEKPVRGKKNTYGLSKNTAAKYTAAIKSLWEWGTRASIGYFAIDLGKDLSIQWDDKLAERILSERDIAKLEKAAIEVDLQHNTNKMHWLLLTLVFYSGVRAGEIARQTSDYGKRIVTPGLFWRQFREDGDCLLLTVTGKRNKTRTISLDPETSAVLLDYRGDASNDQPVFPSPSRRDRGKPLSDRGLRLMMAEISAFAGIKFSAHFLRHTHATLAKKNGASDFDLQADLGHASPATTAKYIHHVGRVGTSHALRKKSKHRLNQSDRS, encoded by the coding sequence ATGGAAAATTTACCTGTATTAAGCGTGGAATCACTTGCTGTGGAGATGGTAACTCTGCCGCTTGATCAAGCCCGGGTTGCGCTTGTGGATTATTATTTTCCTAACCGCCAGAGAATTAATTCGACGGAGCAGCTAATTGAGCTATGGGTACATTCTGTCACTATTAAAAGCGACCAAACGCGACGGGCATATCGGCAAATTGGTTATGAGCTTGCCGATTATATGCAGTCGCGGTTTGGGATATCTGATTTGAGGATGGTAACGTTATTCCATCTACACGCAAATCTTGCTTGGCTAAAGGATGAAAAGCCAGTACGGGGAAAGAAAAATACTTATGGGTTGAGTAAAAATACGGCAGCTAAATACACTGCGGCGATTAAAAGTTTGTGGGAGTGGGGTACTAGAGCTTCTATTGGTTATTTTGCTATCGACTTGGGCAAGGACTTAAGTATCCAATGGGACGATAAGCTCGCAGAGCGCATTCTGTCGGAACGCGACATTGCTAAGTTGGAAAAAGCGGCGATTGAAGTAGATTTGCAACACAACACTAATAAGATGCATTGGCTGCTGTTGACTCTCGTCTTTTACAGTGGGGTGAGGGCGGGAGAAATTGCGCGGCAAACTTCTGATTATGGTAAGCGCATAGTTACACCGGGGTTATTTTGGCGGCAGTTTCGGGAGGATGGAGATTGTCTGTTATTAACTGTGACGGGGAAACGAAATAAAACCAGAACTATTAGTCTCGATCCGGAGACGAGTGCAGTGCTACTGGATTACCGTGGCGATGCCAGCAATGATCAGCCGGTGTTTCCCAGTCCCAGTCGTCGAGACAGGGGTAAACCTCTAAGCGATCGGGGGTTGCGGTTGATGATGGCGGAAATTTCTGCTTTTGCGGGAATTAAGTTCAGTGCCCACTTTCTGCGCCACACTCATGCGACGCTGGCTAAGAAAAATGGAGCTTCTGATTTTGACTTGCAAGCAGATTTGGGCCATGCTTCTCCGGCGACAACTGCAAAGTACATTCACCACGTTGGGCGTGTTGGGACTTCTCACGCACTGCGTAAAAAAAGCAAACATCGACTCAACCAAAGCGATCGCTCTTAA
- a CDS encoding GNAT family N-acetyltransferase encodes MQRKIELKRGVDNTSVEAYLVDLVQRHVDDYVNDWVESLRLFSQEDKYWDWIFKLRYIDNQENLEGYAVECENKTQGLMIIETQMHGSRLNVGKRLVYVDGIATAPTNRIEIQRPPQFKGVGQALLNFARIRSVELGYEGRIGLHSLPRSEGFYEKQNMLNCGSEEEYENLVYFEYGVLRRR; translated from the coding sequence GTGCAGCGAAAAATCGAGTTAAAAAGGGGTGTTGATAATACATCTGTTGAAGCCTATTTGGTAGATTTAGTCCAAAGACATGTTGATGATTATGTTAACGATTGGGTAGAAAGCTTAAGGTTATTTAGTCAAGAAGATAAATACTGGGATTGGATATTCAAATTAAGATATATTGACAATCAAGAAAATCTTGAAGGTTACGCAGTTGAGTGCGAAAACAAAACTCAAGGATTAATGATAATAGAAACGCAAATGCATGGTTCTCGATTAAATGTTGGTAAGAGGCTAGTTTATGTTGATGGTATTGCCACTGCCCCCACTAACCGAATCGAGATTCAACGCCCGCCTCAATTCAAAGGTGTTGGTCAAGCACTATTAAATTTCGCAAGAATTAGAAGTGTTGAGCTTGGGTATGAAGGTAGAATTGGGTTGCATTCCTTACCAAGGTCTGAAGGATTTTACGAAAAACAAAACATGTTGAACTGCGGTTCGGAAGAAGAATATGAAAATTTAGTCTACTTTGAGTATGGTGTATTGAGACGAAGATAA
- a CDS encoding bifunctional 3'-5' exonuclease/DNA polymerase — protein MNTGLINTNNSSISTPEYTLASNVSTLNSALQALFQAEILAIDCETTGLDPLTDSIRLIQIAAPNHPVVLIDLPAIPKSERSLLKQLLSNSALKIAHNAKFDWQFLTLAGLQPSGKFFDTQLAYKVITAGLKTSSSLQNIVKKLLHLQLDKTQQISDWCKPLTKVQLHYAAVDAAILLDLYPILLKKLKQAKLLKIAQLEFQCMPVVAQMELNGMLFDLSRWQILGAKLEAEKTDALSQLKQLRIASSQMSLLPELTDAVNPNSPQQVLAALQAIGIKINSTNQSKLVSLAAQYPIIQALLDYRRLSKIIGTFTEKLPQHIHPKTGRIHPNYYQLGAKSGRFSCRKPPLQNIPRDEAARSCFIAAPGYKIIKADYSQIELRIMARLSGDTKMCQVYRQGADLHRLTASLVTGKHINEVTEEDRRLAKAINFGLIFGMGAAKLQIYAQVKYGVAMTLEQAKAFSKRFFEAYPGIAKWHENIKRKYIQGIKESRTLANRRRRWVNKPRLSELFNHPVQGLNADINKLAMVKLSTTLAKFRTKLICVRHDEIVLECPETEVDQVSHILHNCMVAAAQKFLSPIPVIIDIKTSNSW, from the coding sequence ATGAATACAGGCTTAATAAATACAAATAATTCCAGTATTTCTACTCCAGAATATACTCTTGCTTCCAATGTTTCAACTCTTAATTCTGCTCTCCAAGCTCTGTTTCAGGCAGAAATTTTAGCCATAGATTGTGAAACAACAGGACTTGACCCTCTAACTGATTCTATTAGACTGATTCAAATAGCTGCACCAAACCATCCGGTAGTACTAATTGATTTACCAGCTATTCCCAAAAGCGAACGCTCACTTTTAAAACAACTCCTTAGTAACTCTGCTCTCAAAATTGCTCATAATGCCAAGTTCGACTGGCAATTTCTCACACTCGCAGGACTTCAACCCTCCGGTAAATTCTTTGATACCCAACTTGCTTATAAAGTTATAACCGCAGGATTAAAAACAAGCTCATCCTTACAAAATATAGTTAAAAAGCTACTACACCTTCAACTAGATAAAACTCAACAAATCAGCGATTGGTGTAAACCTCTTACCAAGGTTCAATTGCACTATGCTGCCGTAGATGCTGCCATATTACTTGACCTTTACCCAATTCTCCTCAAGAAGTTAAAGCAGGCAAAGTTACTCAAAATTGCCCAACTGGAATTTCAGTGTATGCCTGTTGTAGCTCAAATGGAACTTAACGGGATGCTATTTGACTTGTCTCGATGGCAGATACTGGGTGCAAAACTAGAAGCTGAAAAAACAGATGCTTTAAGCCAACTCAAGCAACTCCGTATTGCTAGCTCTCAGATGTCATTGCTGCCAGAACTGACAGATGCAGTAAACCCGAATTCACCTCAGCAAGTTTTGGCTGCTCTACAAGCTATTGGTATTAAAATCAACTCAACTAATCAAAGTAAATTAGTTTCTTTAGCTGCACAGTATCCCATAATTCAAGCATTGCTAGATTACCGCCGTCTATCTAAAATTATCGGCACTTTTACCGAGAAACTACCCCAGCATATCCACCCCAAAACTGGGAGAATTCATCCCAACTATTATCAATTAGGGGCAAAATCCGGTAGATTTTCTTGCCGCAAACCACCTCTACAAAATATTCCCCGTGATGAAGCCGCTCGTAGCTGCTTCATTGCTGCCCCCGGCTATAAAATTATCAAAGCCGATTACTCCCAAATAGAACTACGAATTATGGCTCGGCTTAGTGGTGATACAAAGATGTGCCAAGTCTATCGCCAGGGGGCTGACTTACATCGATTAACAGCATCTCTAGTAACTGGAAAACATATCAATGAAGTGACTGAGGAAGACCGCAGACTAGCAAAAGCAATAAACTTTGGATTGATTTTCGGTATGGGCGCTGCCAAACTCCAAATTTACGCCCAAGTAAAATATGGGGTGGCAATGACATTAGAACAAGCAAAAGCTTTCTCTAAACGATTCTTTGAAGCTTATCCTGGAATAGCTAAGTGGCATGAAAACATCAAACGTAAATACATCCAAGGCATTAAGGAAAGTCGTACACTAGCAAATAGACGACGGAGATGGGTAAACAAGCCCCGACTATCAGAGCTATTTAATCATCCAGTACAAGGTTTAAATGCCGACATCAACAAATTAGCTATGGTAAAACTTTCAACGACCTTAGCTAAATTCAGAACAAAACTCATTTGTGTAAGGCATGATGAAATTGTACTGGAATGTCCAGAGACTGAAGTTGACCAAGTTAGCCATATATTACACAATTGTATGGTTGCTGCTGCCCAAAAGTTTCTCAGCCCTATTCCAGTTATTATAGATATTAAAACATCAAATAGCTGGTGA
- a CDS encoding M23 family peptidase produces MKIPKAWISLLVVIACIIYSIAAQATINTIGDGNLPTRIVEVANPQSRLPATKVLLPDWSRISLGQLPGISQSGAIDGSPYSQTLGYDLSRTWNVGMTPDQYLKLGDISEALQAEEFSLQAIQAIALRTQPEANTDINSIDLNKIALSEFPLIGEQTLSHLAQVVPELAKTQVNNITPVATLLKSHLITASNLTLAQVLTQYEVGQMKLGQIDLSEFSISSIPNLDAVQLQQFTGWMNSNVSDIPGLGQVPLGSMPNPITEIGSLVMRIDVVYGPTENRRNNTISGSDVQGFSVPCTEKDCAYLELDDLENTGRSDRGKLEGKQWISGKYQEVEGGQGILKAVNNGREPTGRLPFGKAFKVVVMEPDETTDTVDTALFFRFCAWRMGCTPYFIGPVPFFSYKVNSLMFVGNLNEQRTNTASLPTGATREPKASTTNRTGVIEKINPCTFSSASQSITGQSFSGIDLRSLGNAIAEIESAGSGDYKAIGIHTCADGGLNCGRALGRYQFMSYNPYAVQLIAAKPGGQKFLSQVEQGHQPTEAELFEFFPPADQDRAFMADMANKIQVTQEQIDPATGQPFTGERLIERVAQKHFGGDYSKVDGNGSDALGRLSLKDYGKTALASYRNSNSDNGTLTCSPNVNYSYISTAKNTENGR; encoded by the coding sequence ATGAAGATACCAAAAGCATGGATATCTCTTCTGGTTGTCATTGCTTGTATTATTTATAGTATCGCCGCACAAGCTACAATCAACACAATTGGTGATGGCAATTTACCGACTCGAATTGTAGAAGTTGCAAATCCTCAGTCTCGACTACCTGCTACTAAAGTTTTGCTGCCAGACTGGAGCCGCATTTCTCTGGGCCAGCTACCAGGTATCAGTCAATCCGGTGCAATTGATGGCAGTCCCTACAGCCAGACACTGGGTTATGACCTGAGTCGCACTTGGAATGTGGGTATGACTCCTGACCAATATTTGAAGTTAGGAGATATCAGTGAAGCATTACAGGCAGAGGAGTTTTCTTTGCAGGCGATCCAGGCGATCGCTCTCCGCACACAACCAGAGGCGAACACAGACATTAACAGTATAGATTTAAACAAAATTGCCTTGAGTGAATTTCCTCTGATTGGGGAGCAGACATTGAGCCATCTAGCTCAGGTTGTTCCAGAATTAGCTAAGACACAAGTAAACAATATTACACCTGTTGCAACCTTACTAAAATCTCACTTAATTACTGCATCTAATTTAACACTAGCTCAGGTACTAACACAGTATGAAGTTGGGCAAATGAAGCTGGGACAAATCGACTTGTCAGAGTTTTCTATTTCTTCAATTCCTAACTTAGATGCAGTACAGCTACAACAATTTACAGGTTGGATGAATAGCAATGTTTCGGATATTCCTGGTTTGGGACAAGTACCTTTAGGATCAATGCCTAATCCCATCACTGAAATTGGTAGCTTGGTAATGCGGATTGATGTAGTTTATGGCCCAACAGAAAACCGCCGTAACAATACGATTTCTGGTTCAGACGTGCAAGGGTTTTCTGTGCCTTGTACTGAAAAAGACTGCGCCTATTTAGAATTGGACGATTTGGAGAATACAGGTCGTAGCGATCGCGGTAAGTTGGAAGGAAAGCAGTGGATTTCCGGTAAATACCAAGAAGTTGAGGGCGGACAGGGTATCCTGAAAGCGGTGAATAACGGTCGGGAACCAACAGGACGGCTACCGTTTGGTAAAGCTTTTAAGGTGGTGGTAATGGAGCCGGATGAAACCACTGATACGGTAGATACGGCTTTGTTCTTTCGGTTCTGTGCTTGGCGAATGGGTTGTACACCTTACTTTATCGGGCCTGTTCCTTTTTTCAGCTACAAGGTCAACTCCCTGATGTTTGTAGGTAATTTGAACGAACAAAGGACAAATACTGCGTCTCTACCAACTGGAGCTACAAGAGAGCCTAAAGCTAGCACTACCAACCGTACTGGAGTAATAGAGAAGATTAATCCATGCACCTTTAGTAGTGCTAGTCAGTCGATAACAGGTCAATCATTCTCCGGTATTGATTTGCGATCGCTGGGAAATGCGATCGCGGAAATTGAGAGCGCTGGTAGCGGGGATTACAAAGCCATTGGCATACATACCTGTGCAGATGGGGGTTTGAATTGTGGTCGCGCTCTCGGTCGCTACCAGTTCATGAGTTATAACCCTTATGCAGTACAGTTAATTGCTGCCAAGCCTGGAGGTCAAAAGTTCTTGAGTCAAGTAGAGCAAGGGCATCAACCAACAGAGGCTGAACTATTTGAGTTTTTTCCTCCAGCCGACCAAGATAGGGCATTTATGGCTGATATGGCTAACAAAATTCAAGTGACACAAGAGCAAATCGATCCGGCTACAGGACAGCCATTTACGGGCGAACGCCTAATTGAACGAGTGGCTCAAAAGCATTTTGGTGGTGATTATAGCAAAGTTGATGGAAATGGCTCAGATGCCCTTGGTCGTCTCAGTCTCAAAGATTACGGCAAAACCGCTTTAGCTAGTTATCGCAACAGTAATAGCGATAATGGAACGCTGACCTGTTCTCCAAATGTAAATTATAGCTACATCAGCACTGCTAAAAATACTGAAAATGGGAGGTAG
- a CDS encoding DUF5895 domain-containing protein: MVKSRVSNNSNRSNQSTAKTAASNTKTQAANKKASNTQLSDLDIDDIDPELLSDSYNQVRRPLLPYGIVVNDKPAGLLIPEDQLEKAGWLDMPQENDLTIVTLTEDVTGLLITQARLLVLAFVPEYIRYKSDVEDLGGSFVGLYDEYKHNLDKKTMDVCSEHALVFLDEDNQPLHTTPVVVRFKNVALWSFKSVREEFYRSLEKTFADYFQVPFSGKNDRWRSLGVLSVEFKAVKEGEGKNKHDCCKTVDYTKPTVENLSQFYLGQPTAKALIWQQHDAIAGFNEPQSLPALPGESVSVDVEVLPPNKNRNKTQSVRKSKPATKPPRKIQLIDDDDFLDETDDLEAELDDDDFEEEDDELDDEE; this comes from the coding sequence ATGGTTAAATCTAGGGTTTCAAACAACTCTAATCGCTCCAATCAATCTACTGCCAAAACTGCTGCTTCTAATACCAAAACTCAAGCAGCCAATAAGAAAGCTTCTAACACTCAATTGTCAGACCTTGATATTGACGATATTGATCCAGAACTTCTCAGCGACAGTTATAACCAAGTTAGACGACCGTTACTGCCTTACGGCATTGTCGTTAATGACAAACCCGCCGGACTTCTAATTCCAGAAGACCAGCTAGAAAAGGCTGGCTGGCTTGATATGCCACAGGAGAACGACCTAACTATTGTCACCCTAACTGAAGATGTTACTGGACTTTTAATTACTCAAGCACGGTTACTAGTTTTAGCTTTTGTGCCAGAGTATATCCGTTATAAATCAGATGTTGAAGACTTAGGTGGTTCTTTTGTTGGGCTTTATGATGAATACAAACATAACCTTGACAAGAAAACAATGGATGTGTGTTCAGAACATGCACTGGTGTTTCTGGATGAGGATAATCAACCCCTGCATACTACTCCTGTCGTTGTCCGCTTTAAGAATGTAGCTCTCTGGAGTTTTAAGTCAGTGCGTGAGGAGTTTTACCGTTCTTTGGAGAAAACCTTTGCTGACTATTTCCAAGTGCCATTTAGTGGCAAAAACGATAGGTGGCGTAGCTTAGGTGTGCTGTCAGTCGAGTTCAAAGCTGTCAAAGAGGGCGAAGGTAAGAATAAACACGACTGTTGTAAGACTGTAGATTATACTAAACCCACCGTTGAAAATCTGTCTCAATTTTATTTGGGTCAGCCCACAGCTAAAGCCTTAATTTGGCAACAACATGATGCGATCGCTGGTTTTAATGAACCTCAATCCCTACCTGCTTTGCCAGGAGAATCGGTATCTGTAGACGTGGAAGTATTGCCACCAAATAAAAATAGGAACAAAACTCAAAGCGTTCGTAAATCCAAACCAGCGACCAAGCCACCTCGCAAAATTCAACTTATTGACGATGACGACTTCCTCGATGAAACCGACGATTTGGAAGCTGAGTTAGACGATGATGATTTTGAGGAGGAAGACGATGAACTAGATGATGAGGAATAG